One segment of Polyodon spathula isolate WHYD16114869_AA chromosome 20, ASM1765450v1, whole genome shotgun sequence DNA contains the following:
- the LOC121295408 gene encoding heparan-sulfate 6-O-sulfotransferase 2-like, which translates to MDDKSNKLLLALVMLCLFGVIVLQYVCPGSDCQLLLRLQAGWGSSSSAGGAAAFSGGGGGGGDPYRAEDGTLARFVPRFNFSEGELRRAVDFNIKGDDVIVFLHIQKTGGTTFGRHLVRNILLEQPCECRTGQKKCTCLRPGKKETWLFSRFSTGWSCGLHADWTELTNCVPALMDIKAEPTPQKPRRNYYYITILRDPVSRYLSEWRHMQRGATWKASLHVCDGRAPTPSELPACYSGDDWSGCTLADFMDCPYNLASNRQARMLADLSLVGCYNLSVMGEEQRSRSLLESAKRNLKEMAFFGLTEFQRKTQYLFERTFHMRFISPFTQFNSTRAAGVEVEPETQRRIRELNVLDVELYEYARDLFLQRFQYARQQEHREARRRRQQERRRLLRGRLQWMRQEEEELAWGQEENSTGGDYMGNVERWRR; encoded by the exons ATGGATGACAAGTCCAACAAGCTTCTGTTAGCGTTGGTTATGCTGTGTCTCTTCGGCGTGATCGTATTGCAGTACGTTTGCCCAGGCTCCGATTGCCAGTTGCTTTTGCGCCTTCAAGCCGGCTGGGGCTCGTCTTCATCAGCGGGCGGCGCTGCGGCTTTCTCCGGCGGAGGCGGCGGTGGTGGCGACCCTTACCGGGCAGAGGACGGGACTCTGGCTCGCTTCGTGCCCCGCTTCAACTTCTCTGAAGGCGAGCTGCGGCGCGCAGTGGACTTCAACATCAAGGGGGACGACGTGATCGTCTTCCTGCACATCCAGAAGACTGGGGGCACAACCTTCGGGCGACACCTGGTCCGCAACATCCTGCTGGAGCAGCCGTGCGAGTGCCGGACCGGCCAGAAGAAGTGTACCTGCCTCCGGCCCGGAAAGAAGGAGACCTGGCTGTTCTCTCGGTTCTCCACGGGCTGGAGCTGCGGGCTGCATGCGGACTGGACCGAGCTCACGAACTGCGTGCCTGCGCTCATGGACATCAAGGCGGAGCCCACGCCGCAGAAACCCCGCAG GAACTACTACTATATCACGATCCTGCGGGACCCGGTGTCACGGTACCTGAGCGAGTGGCGCCATATGCAGCGGGGGGCCACGTGGAAGGCATCTCTGCACGTGTGCGACGGGCGCGCCCCCACCCCCTCCGAGCTGCCCGCCTGCTACTCGGGGGACGACTGGTCGGGCTGCACGCTGGCAGACTTCATGGACTGCCCCTACAACCTGGCCAGCAACCGGCAGGCGCGCATGCTGGCCGACCTCAGCCTGGTGGGCTGCTACAACCTGTCTGTGATGGGCGAGGAGCAGCGCAGCCGCAGCCTGCTGGAGAGCGCCAAGCGCAACCTGAAGGAGATGGCCTTCTTCGGGCTGACGGAGTTCCAGCGCAAGACCCAGTACCTGTTCGAGCGCACCTTCCACATGCGCTTCATCAGCCCCTTCACCCAGTTCAACAGCACCCGGGCCGCCGGCGTGGAGGTGGAGCCCGAGACCCAGCGGCGCATCCGGGAGCTCAACGTCCTGGACGTGGAGCTCTACGAGTACGCCCGGGACCTCTTCCTGCAGAGGTTCCAGTACGCCCGGCAGCAGGAGCACAGGGAGGCCAGGAGGAGGCGCCAGCAGGAGAGGAGGCGGCTCCTCCGGGGCAGGCTGCAGTGGATgcggcaggaggaggaggagctagcCTGGGGGCAGGAGGAGAACTCCACTGGGGGGGACTACATGGGCAATGTGGAGAGGTGGCGGCGGTAA